One Nitrospirota bacterium DNA window includes the following coding sequences:
- a CDS encoding PEP-CTERM sorting domain-containing protein — protein SVPAPVPEPSTMLLLGFGIAGLVLYRKKQYLKE, from the coding sequence TAGTGTCCCTGCACCTGTCCCTGAACCAAGTACGATGTTACTTCTCGGGTTTGGTATAGCTGGATTAGTATTATATCGAAAAAAACAATATTTAAAAGAATGA